From one Pontibacillus sp. HMF3514 genomic stretch:
- the nagZ gene encoding beta-N-acetylhexosaminidase, protein MKLLLFMLSSIGLLLLVLTGCASSEKNISEQKEDKQLEKDQTSEHEKTNEEHSNHESNSSVKKQTSKKKDPSQKIVDNMNIDEKIAQMMFIGVKGTSLKKQEAELIRTERVGGVILLGGNIQNTKQLLHFIKSIKEANQDSHTPLMLGVDEEGGRVSRIPDAIANFPSNQYIGKYANASLSHRIGELLAQKVQAFGFNVDFAPVLDIHNNPQNRVIGDRSFGSTSERVSELGIATMKGIQSEGVIPVVKHFPGHGNTTKDSHISLPKVDKSIVEIKQEELIPFKKAIDQGADMVMVAHILYSAIDQKYPATLSKRIISDVLRNDMGFEGVVITDDMSMGAITQNYGMEEAAVLSIRAGTDMFMLTSSGNGNYDRVKKALKQAVKQGTISEESIDKSVKRILKLKKKYKLSHDPPQEVDVSSLNQKIRKVIDQIK, encoded by the coding sequence ATGAAGCTGCTCTTGTTTATGCTATCTAGCATAGGACTGTTGCTTTTAGTCCTAACAGGTTGTGCATCTTCAGAGAAAAATATATCAGAGCAAAAAGAAGATAAACAACTAGAAAAGGATCAAACAAGTGAACATGAAAAAACGAACGAAGAACATTCAAATCATGAATCGAACTCATCTGTAAAAAAACAAACATCTAAAAAGAAAGATCCTAGTCAAAAGATCGTAGACAATATGAATATAGACGAAAAAATTGCCCAAATGATGTTCATAGGGGTCAAGGGAACGTCTTTAAAAAAACAGGAAGCTGAGCTCATTCGAACAGAACGAGTTGGGGGAGTTATTCTTTTAGGTGGAAATATTCAAAATACCAAGCAATTACTTCATTTCATAAAAAGTATAAAAGAAGCTAATCAAGATAGTCATACTCCTTTGATGCTCGGAGTGGATGAAGAAGGTGGAAGAGTTAGTCGCATTCCTGATGCTATAGCTAATTTTCCTTCTAATCAATATATAGGTAAATATGCAAATGCTTCATTATCCCATCGTATTGGTGAACTTTTAGCTCAAAAGGTTCAAGCATTTGGGTTTAATGTTGATTTTGCCCCTGTACTAGATATTCATAATAATCCTCAAAATAGAGTCATAGGCGATCGCTCTTTCGGATCAACATCAGAAAGAGTTTCAGAATTAGGGATAGCAACTATGAAAGGAATACAATCCGAAGGTGTTATTCCTGTTGTGAAACACTTCCCTGGTCATGGAAATACGACAAAAGATTCTCATATAAGTTTACCCAAAGTAGATAAATCCATCGTAGAGATCAAACAAGAAGAGCTTATTCCATTTAAAAAGGCAATTGATCAAGGTGCTGATATGGTTATGGTGGCTCATATTCTTTATTCAGCAATTGACCAAAAGTATCCAGCTACATTATCAAAAAGAATCATTTCAGATGTATTGCGTAATGACATGGGTTTTGAGGGTGTTGTTATAACAGATGACATGTCCATGGGGGCCATCACACAAAATTATGGGATGGAAGAAGCGGCCGTTTTATCGATCAGAGCTGGAACGGATATGTTTATGTTGACAAGCTCAGGTAACGGAAATTATGACCGTGTTAAGAAAGCACTAAAACAAGCCGTAAAACAAGGAACTATCTCTGAAGAAAGCATAGATAAAAGTGTGAAAAGAATATTGAAATTAAAGAAAAAATACAAATTATCTCATGACCCCCCTCAAGAGGTTGATGTTTCATCTCTAAATCAAAAAATAAGAAAAGTTATAGATCAAATAAAATAG
- the lexA gene encoding transcriptional repressor LexA — MTKLSKRQEAILDFIKGRVLEKGYPPSVRDIGEAVGLASSSTVHGHLARLEKKGYIRRDPTKPRAIEVLELEDNDAVTIPKGEASYAPVIGKVTAGVPITAIENIEEYVPLPDTLATPDNETFVLVVQGESMIEAGILDGDMVIVRKQPTAQNGDIVVAMTEDEEATVKRFFKESTHIRLQPENATMDPILVQNVSVLGKVVGLYRHIH; from the coding sequence ATGACAAAACTATCAAAAAGGCAGGAAGCGATTTTAGACTTCATCAAAGGTCGTGTATTAGAGAAAGGTTATCCACCTTCCGTAAGAGATATTGGAGAGGCAGTAGGGCTTGCATCAAGCTCAACGGTCCATGGACATCTAGCTCGACTAGAGAAAAAAGGTTATATCCGTAGAGACCCAACTAAACCAAGAGCTATTGAAGTACTAGAATTAGAGGATAACGATGCTGTTACGATCCCTAAAGGTGAAGCATCATATGCGCCAGTAATCGGTAAAGTAACTGCTGGTGTTCCAATCACAGCAATTGAAAACATTGAAGAATATGTTCCTCTACCAGACACACTTGCTACACCAGACAATGAGACCTTTGTGCTTGTTGTACAAGGCGAAAGTATGATTGAAGCAGGTATCCTAGACGGGGATATGGTCATTGTTCGAAAACAACCAACTGCTCAAAATGGAGATATTGTAGTAGCAATGACAGAAGATGAAGAGGCTACAGTTAAACGTTTCTTTAAAGAATCCACGCATATTCGTTTGCAACCTGAGAATGCGACAATGGATCCGATTCTAGTTCAAAATGTTAGTGTTTTAGGTAAAGTAGTAGGATTGTATCGACATATTCATTAA
- a CDS encoding recombinase family protein: MKAIIYCRVSTEKEQQETSLKRQRIELEDLALQNETEIVHVIQEQASGYDVDREGIFEMFDYFSSGEADTLFIQDETRLGRGNTKIALFHQLNKLQIPVYSISHQGQLQLSESDSMVLQIVGIVEEYQRKIHNLKIKRGMKRAIDSGFNPGENLSNQHLSPGRERIEFPIEEVVRLRRNNLTFDEIAATLRGMGFNVSRATVHRRYKEYTSLEKDQ; the protein is encoded by the coding sequence ATGAAAGCCATCATCTATTGTCGTGTCAGCACAGAAAAAGAACAGCAAGAAACTTCCTTAAAACGTCAACGAATTGAATTAGAGGACTTGGCGCTTCAAAATGAGACAGAAATTGTCCATGTTATACAAGAACAAGCGAGTGGATATGACGTGGATCGTGAAGGCATCTTCGAGATGTTTGATTATTTTTCAAGCGGAGAAGCCGATACATTGTTTATTCAGGATGAAACAAGACTAGGGCGGGGGAATACGAAGATTGCCCTATTTCATCAATTAAATAAATTACAGATACCTGTGTATTCCATTTCCCATCAAGGGCAACTTCAATTATCTGAATCTGACTCAATGGTGCTTCAGATTGTGGGGATTGTTGAAGAATACCAGCGCAAAATACATAACTTAAAAATCAAGCGTGGTATGAAACGTGCCATTGACAGTGGGTTCAATCCTGGAGAAAATTTAAGCAATCAACACTTATCTCCTGGTCGTGAACGAATTGAATTTCCGATAGAAGAAGTTGTACGTTTGAGACGCAATAATCTTACATTTGATGAGATTGCAGCTACTTTAAGAGGGATGGGATTCAACGTTTCTCGAGCGACGGTTCACAGACGGTACAAAGAGTACACTTCACTTGAAAAAGACCAATAA
- a CDS encoding DUF896 domain-containing protein, translating into MISQDKLNRINELANKSKQEGLTLTEQKEQKKLRTEYLKNVRQSFKNQLKSTKIVDPEGNDVTPEKLKQEKERNSKH; encoded by the coding sequence ATGATTTCACAAGACAAGCTTAATCGTATAAATGAATTAGCGAATAAATCCAAACAAGAAGGATTAACCTTAACTGAACAAAAAGAACAAAAAAAGCTTCGAACAGAATATCTTAAAAACGTACGTCAGTCCTTTAAGAACCAGCTTAAATCCACGAAAATTGTGGACCCTGAAGGCAATGACGTTACACCAGAGAAGCTCAAGCAGGAAAAAGAACGAAATAGCAAGCATTAA
- the tkt gene encoding transketolase, which translates to MSQQIEQQSINTIRTLSIDAVEKANSGHPGMPMGAAPMAYALWTEFMNHNPKNSEWFNRDRFVLSAGHGSMLLYSLLHLSGYNVSMDDLKEFRQWGSKTPGHPEYGHTDGVEATTGPLGQGIAMAVGMAMAESHLAAKFNRDSYNVVDHYTYSICGDGDLMEGVSQEAASLAGHLGLGKLVVLYDSNDISLDGDLHRSFSESVEDRFKAYGWEVIYVEEGTDVDSIREALKQARQSTDKPTLIEVKTVIGHGSPNKSGKSASHGAPLGEDEVKLTKESYKWDHEPFHVPADVYQDFETKVQTKGAEAETNWNDLFNQYKEAYPELAKELEQAMNNELPEGWENQLPTYTPGEDKVATRAASGDMINALSEYVPSFFGGSADLAGSNKTTVKGEEDFSRNNYAGRNIWFGVREFAMACALNGMALHGGLKVYGGTFFVFSDYLRPAVRLSALMGAPVNYVFTHDSVAVGEDGPTHEPIEQLPSLRAMPNLSVIRPADGNETNAAWRLALESDDIPTALVLTRQGLPTLEGTNYEGVKKGAYVVSPANKGEADALLLASGSEVQLAVSAQETLREKGIETSVVSMPSWDRFDKQDKSYKEEVLPSSVTKRLAIEMASPFGWERYTGMDGDVLGIDTFGASAPGDKVIEEYGFTVENVVQKVENLLK; encoded by the coding sequence ATGTCACAGCAAATTGAACAACAATCGATTAACACAATCCGTACTCTATCTATTGATGCGGTTGAGAAAGCGAATTCAGGTCACCCAGGAATGCCAATGGGAGCTGCTCCTATGGCTTATGCCCTTTGGACTGAGTTCATGAACCACAATCCAAAAAACTCTGAATGGTTTAACCGCGACCGTTTTGTACTTTCTGCGGGTCACGGCTCTATGCTTTTATATAGCCTGTTACACCTTTCTGGTTACAACGTTTCAATGGACGACCTAAAGGAATTCCGTCAGTGGGGATCTAAAACACCAGGTCACCCTGAGTATGGCCATACAGATGGCGTTGAAGCTACAACAGGTCCATTAGGTCAAGGGATTGCCATGGCAGTCGGAATGGCAATGGCAGAAAGTCATTTAGCAGCAAAATTCAACCGCGACTCCTATAATGTCGTAGATCATTACACTTACTCTATCTGTGGAGATGGCGACCTTATGGAAGGGGTTTCTCAAGAAGCTGCATCTCTTGCAGGTCACCTAGGATTAGGGAAGTTAGTAGTTCTTTACGACTCTAACGATATTTCCCTTGATGGTGACTTACACCGTTCCTTCTCTGAAAGCGTAGAAGATCGCTTCAAAGCTTACGGGTGGGAAGTTATTTATGTTGAAGAAGGTACAGATGTAGATTCTATTCGTGAAGCTCTTAAACAAGCTCGCCAATCTACAGACAAGCCAACACTAATTGAAGTGAAAACGGTAATTGGACATGGTTCTCCTAATAAATCAGGAAAATCTGCTTCTCATGGTGCTCCTCTTGGAGAAGATGAAGTGAAGCTTACGAAAGAGTCTTACAAATGGGATCATGAACCATTCCATGTACCAGCTGATGTATATCAAGACTTTGAAACAAAAGTACAAACAAAAGGTGCTGAAGCTGAAACAAACTGGAACGATCTATTTAACCAGTACAAAGAAGCTTACCCTGAGCTTGCTAAAGAATTAGAACAAGCAATGAACAATGAACTACCAGAAGGTTGGGAAAATCAACTACCTACTTATACACCTGGAGAAGACAAGGTAGCTACACGCGCAGCTTCAGGAGATATGATTAATGCGCTATCAGAGTATGTACCAAGCTTCTTTGGTGGAAGTGCAGACCTAGCCGGCTCAAACAAGACTACAGTTAAAGGCGAAGAGGATTTCTCTCGCAATAACTATGCAGGTCGTAACATTTGGTTTGGTGTTCGTGAATTTGCTATGGCATGTGCACTAAATGGTATGGCACTTCATGGTGGCCTGAAAGTGTATGGCGGTACATTCTTTGTATTCAGTGACTACCTACGTCCAGCTGTACGTCTTTCTGCTCTTATGGGAGCTCCAGTAAACTATGTATTCACGCACGACTCTGTTGCTGTAGGTGAAGATGGTCCAACACACGAACCGATTGAACAGCTTCCATCTCTTCGTGCAATGCCAAACCTTTCTGTCATTCGTCCAGCAGACGGTAATGAAACAAATGCTGCATGGCGTTTAGCTCTAGAGTCAGACGATATTCCAACAGCACTTGTTCTTACACGTCAAGGACTTCCTACACTTGAAGGTACAAATTACGAAGGTGTGAAAAAAGGTGCTTATGTTGTAAGTCCTGCAAATAAAGGGGAAGCGGACGCATTGCTTCTTGCTTCAGGTTCTGAAGTACAATTAGCTGTTAGCGCCCAAGAAACTTTACGTGAAAAAGGCATCGAAACAAGCGTTGTATCTATGCCTTCATGGGATCGCTTCGATAAGCAAGATAAGAGCTATAAAGAAGAAGTACTTCCGAGCAGTGTAACCAAGCGTCTTGCAATTGAAATGGCTTCTCCATTTGGTTGGGAGCGTTACACAGGTATGGACGGAGATGTGCTAGGTATTGATACATTTGGTGCATCTGCTCCTGGTGACAAAGTTATCGAAGAATACGGGTTTACCGTTGAAAATGTCGTTCAAAAAGTCGAAAACCTTTTAAAATAA
- the sirA gene encoding sporulation inhibitor of replication protein SirA codes for MHTYSLYWIKEEFSYHYFHKTNILFHFLREWKYNPGSEQLSLQYQYVAQPIPLEVLMHHVTNHLRKPVELQFNDDEMSFTIYEKGRAVKLLQRDHREVEIQAENLHIAECLLFDTLRKVDHSFFIMNQDCQQYGWIAPIKKEVIL; via the coding sequence ATGCATACCTATTCGCTTTATTGGATTAAGGAAGAGTTTTCGTACCATTACTTTCACAAAACGAATATCTTGTTTCACTTCTTGCGGGAGTGGAAATACAACCCAGGGAGTGAGCAACTGTCACTTCAATATCAGTATGTGGCACAGCCAATACCACTAGAAGTGCTTATGCATCATGTCACAAATCATTTAAGAAAGCCTGTAGAACTTCAATTCAATGATGATGAAATGAGTTTTACGATATATGAAAAAGGGCGAGCAGTTAAGCTGTTACAACGTGATCATAGAGAAGTGGAAATACAAGCAGAAAACCTTCATATAGCAGAATGTTTGTTGTTTGACACATTACGTAAAGTGGACCATTCCTTCTTCATTATGAATCAGGATTGTCAGCAATATGGATGGATTGCTCCAATTAAAAAAGAAGTGATTCTTTAA
- a CDS encoding YneF family protein, translated as MSITWVIVIAVLTLLAGVALGFFIARKYMMNYLKKNPPINEQMLRTLMMQMGQKPSQKKINQMMRAMNNQQQQK; from the coding sequence ATGAGTATAACTTGGGTTATTGTAATCGCTGTATTAACCCTACTTGCTGGCGTAGCACTTGGTTTCTTTATTGCCAGAAAGTATATGATGAACTATCTGAAGAAAAACCCACCAATTAACGAACAAATGTTACGAACACTAATGATGCAGATGGGTCAAAAGCCATCTCAGAAGAAAATCAATCAAATGATGCGTGCGATGAACAATCAACAACAGCAGAAATAA
- a CDS encoding cytochrome c biogenesis CcdA family protein, with protein sequence MSDINIFIAFGAGFLSFISPCVLPLYPAFLSYITGMSVNELKSDNAMLNKRSILHTILFLLGFTTIFVFLGFSTTAIGDVFYKYKDLIRQLGAILIIFFGFVIIGVFNFDFLMKDRKITFKNRPGGFLGSFVIGMAFSMGWTPCTGPILAAVFGLAATNPDSGMLYLMAYSLGFSVPFLILSFFIGKLNWIKRHSAKLVKIGGYVMIGMGIFLFFDLMTKLTSWLSDIFGFTGF encoded by the coding sequence ATGTCTGATATTAATATTTTCATTGCATTTGGTGCGGGGTTTTTATCATTTATATCACCATGTGTGTTACCTCTGTACCCAGCGTTTTTATCTTACATAACGGGTATGAGTGTAAATGAATTAAAATCCGATAATGCAATGCTAAACAAAAGAAGTATATTGCATACGATTTTATTTCTCTTAGGTTTTACAACGATTTTTGTATTTCTTGGATTCTCTACTACTGCAATAGGAGATGTATTTTATAAATATAAAGACTTAATTCGCCAATTAGGTGCTATATTAATTATCTTTTTTGGTTTTGTGATTATAGGGGTCTTTAATTTTGATTTCTTAATGAAAGATCGAAAAATAACATTTAAAAATCGTCCTGGAGGGTTCTTGGGGTCTTTTGTTATTGGTATGGCTTTTTCAATGGGATGGACACCATGTACAGGACCTATTTTAGCGGCAGTGTTTGGGCTTGCCGCAACAAATCCAGACAGTGGAATGCTTTACTTGATGGCTTATTCCTTAGGATTTTCTGTTCCGTTTTTAATTTTATCTTTCTTTATTGGAAAACTAAATTGGATCAAGCGTCACAGCGCCAAATTGGTGAAAATAGGCGGCTATGTTATGATTGGAATGGGAATTTTCTTATTCTTTGACTTAATGACGAAGTTGACTTCTTGGCTTTCAGACATTTTTGGTTTCACAGGATTTTAA
- a CDS encoding Na(+)/H(+) antiporter subunit B, translating to MRTNDVILRTTTTLIAFILLAFSVYLFLAGHNAPGGGFIGGLMTAAAIILMYMTYGIESIRKIIPVNFRSIVPVGLLIAVLSGAGSFLFGEPFLSQTFAHLHHVPIFGEMELATAMLFDLGVYVTVVGITLTIILTIANDQ from the coding sequence ATGAGAACAAACGATGTTATACTGCGAACCACTACGACATTGATTGCCTTTATCTTATTAGCATTTTCCGTGTACTTATTTTTAGCAGGTCACAATGCTCCAGGTGGAGGGTTTATTGGTGGTCTAATGACTGCTGCTGCTATCATTTTAATGTATATGACATACGGCATTGAATCGATCAGGAAGATTATTCCAGTTAATTTTCGAAGTATCGTTCCTGTTGGACTTCTCATTGCTGTTTTAAGTGGAGCGGGATCCTTCCTTTTCGGAGAACCGTTTTTAAGCCAAACGTTCGCTCACTTACACCATGTACCGATCTTTGGTGAGATGGAGCTTGCTACGGCTATGCTATTTGATTTAGGTGTATATGTGACAGTAGTTGGAATCACATTAACCATTATATTAACGATTGCAAATGATCAATAA
- a CDS encoding response regulator, whose translation MANILIVDDAKFMRMTLSNILANGGHEVVGEAENGEQAVGMYNDLLPDLVTMDITMPEMNGLEALKAILEKNPTATIIMCSAMGQQKMVVEAIEMGAKDFIVKPFDESRVLEAIDRVLR comes from the coding sequence ATGGCCAACATATTGATTGTTGATGATGCGAAATTCATGCGAATGACGCTCTCGAACATTTTAGCAAATGGTGGGCATGAGGTAGTAGGTGAGGCTGAAAATGGTGAACAAGCCGTGGGAATGTATAACGACTTGCTCCCAGATCTCGTAACAATGGACATTACGATGCCAGAAATGAATGGACTAGAAGCATTGAAAGCAATACTAGAAAAGAATCCAACTGCAACCATAATTATGTGTTCAGCTATGGGGCAGCAAAAAATGGTGGTAGAAGCCATTGAGATGGGTGCGAAGGACTTTATTGTCAAACCATTCGATGAAAGTCGAGTGCTTGAAGCGATTGATCGAGTACTTCGATAA
- a CDS encoding CcdC family protein: MWVLVSTIGAAIMATMMIFIRLRAARKPASVKKIILPPLFMSTGAFMFLFEPFQVSWSQVLEAMSVGVVFSILLIKTSNFEVRGKQIYLKPSKAFGAILIGLLLLRIVLKLIVGQSVSFGETSGMFFLLALGMILSWRITMLIKFKRLEEDLKSSKSIKEFATQE, encoded by the coding sequence ATGTGGGTACTTGTAAGTACGATAGGAGCCGCTATTATGGCGACGATGATGATCTTCATTCGTCTACGTGCTGCTCGTAAACCTGCTTCAGTTAAGAAGATTATACTCCCGCCATTATTTATGAGTACTGGGGCTTTCATGTTCCTTTTTGAACCTTTTCAAGTCTCATGGTCGCAAGTACTCGAAGCGATGTCGGTAGGAGTAGTCTTTTCAATATTACTAATTAAGACATCAAATTTTGAGGTTCGGGGCAAACAGATTTATTTAAAGCCTTCCAAGGCCTTTGGAGCCATTTTAATTGGGTTATTACTATTACGCATTGTTTTAAAACTAATCGTAGGACAAAGTGTCTCATTTGGCGAAACAAGCGGGATGTTTTTCCTCCTTGCACTAGGGATGATCCTTTCTTGGCGTATTACTATGCTTATTAAGTTTAAAAGGCTAGAAGAAGATTTGAAAAGTTCTAAGTCCATTAAAGAATTTGCTACTCAAGAATAA
- a CDS encoding DUF2621 domain-containing protein produces the protein MNTAFSIFIVGWTLIMVGLLAIGGYFMFRKFLKRLPKEDGKSIIDWEEYYIEKTKNMWGKEEKAFLEELVSPVPELFRDIARQKIAGKIGELALEKKKKTITQDIIIEGYIIATPKRDHKFLKQTLDEKNIDLKPYQPLFDQ, from the coding sequence ATGAACACTGCATTTTCCATCTTCATAGTCGGCTGGACACTAATCATGGTCGGACTTTTAGCAATTGGTGGATATTTTATGTTCCGCAAATTTTTAAAGCGCCTTCCTAAAGAAGACGGCAAGTCGATTATTGACTGGGAAGAATATTACATCGAAAAAACGAAGAACATGTGGGGAAAAGAAGAAAAAGCTTTTCTTGAAGAGCTTGTATCACCTGTTCCTGAACTGTTCCGAGATATTGCCCGTCAAAAAATCGCTGGAAAAATTGGAGAGCTTGCTCTAGAAAAAAAGAAAAAAACGATAACACAGGACATTATTATTGAAGGCTACATCATCGCAACACCAAAACGTGACCATAAATTCTTAAAACAGACACTTGATGAAAAAAATATTGATTTAAAGCCTTATCAACCATTATTTGATCAATAA
- a CDS encoding ATP-binding protein has product MEDKSKRPSNSNLKYESINQEDYIGSIHTLGEMPGVFHDWIDQYGFDFICVCDTRGNILYASSSAKRLLGYEPDDLTGERSIDFCSPQDREKLISTFMNQNNKATTFDLQIRQKSGKYIWVETIASHVEDPNTKNDVILAITRDISDKKEAEEMMIRSEKMSVAGQLAAGIAHEIRNPLTSLKGFLQLIQAGIDGKEEYYTIMNEEIEKIETITSELLFISKPMTNDRRKESIITMLQDVCTLLRSQAKLHNIDLVLNYEENEVIDCDRSQIKQVFINLIKNAVEVMEDGGRITVDVESDEDNVWVDVADEGPGIPKHLVDKIKEPFFTTKKNGTGLGLMITNQILEKHEGGLNVYDNEPTGSVFRVQLPREVSKAN; this is encoded by the coding sequence ATGGAAGATAAATCTAAACGACCTAGCAATAGCAACTTAAAATATGAATCTATAAATCAAGAAGATTATATCGGATCCATCCATACGCTGGGAGAAATGCCTGGTGTATTTCATGATTGGATTGACCAATACGGGTTTGACTTCATCTGTGTATGTGACACAAGAGGAAACATCCTTTATGCATCTTCTTCCGCCAAACGACTTCTCGGATATGAACCAGACGATCTTACTGGAGAGAGATCTATTGATTTTTGTTCTCCTCAAGATCGGGAGAAGTTAATCAGTACATTTATGAATCAAAATAATAAAGCAACCACTTTTGATCTGCAGATAAGACAAAAAAGCGGAAAGTACATTTGGGTAGAGACAATTGCTTCTCATGTAGAAGACCCAAATACAAAAAATGATGTTATTTTGGCGATTACTCGGGATATATCTGATAAAAAAGAAGCGGAAGAGATGATGATTCGATCTGAAAAAATGTCTGTTGCAGGGCAACTAGCAGCAGGTATTGCACATGAAATTCGAAATCCATTAACGTCCTTAAAAGGATTCTTACAGCTCATACAAGCTGGAATTGATGGAAAAGAAGAATATTATACGATTATGAACGAGGAAATTGAAAAAATCGAAACCATAACATCAGAGCTTCTATTTATTTCGAAACCTATGACAAATGATCGTAGAAAAGAATCTATTATTACGATGTTACAGGATGTTTGTACCTTATTACGCTCCCAAGCGAAATTACATAATATTGATCTGGTACTGAACTATGAGGAAAATGAAGTGATCGATTGTGACCGTTCTCAAATTAAACAGGTTTTTATTAACTTAATTAAAAACGCTGTGGAAGTTATGGAGGATGGTGGTCGTATAACAGTTGACGTAGAGTCTGATGAAGACAATGTGTGGGTCGATGTAGCTGATGAAGGCCCAGGGATTCCAAAGCACCTTGTCGATAAAATTAAAGAGCCATTCTTCACCACAAAAAAGAATGGGACAGGGCTGGGCTTAATGATCACGAACCAAATCCTTGAAAAGCATGAAGGTGGTTTAAATGTCTATGATAACGAACCAACAGGCAGTGTTTTTCGAGTCCAATTGCCTAGAGAAGTCTCAAAGGCTAATTAG